The Betta splendens chromosome 4, fBetSpl5.4, whole genome shotgun sequence genome contains a region encoding:
- the notch2 gene encoding neurogenic locus notch homolog protein 2 isoform X1, whose translation MEQIPGVFSGALLVLFFGFIRLSSALQCMNDKAPCVNNATCLTFANGTEYCRCAPGFLGEYCQHKDPCQPGYCMNGGNCSVSMSAGVPVPSSAVCTCPLGFTGQHCQTPQNSTCYPNNPCANRGVCTLLALDKYKCECARGWTGPRCEYEDSCLSSPCGNGGTCSSLAGGNQQTESFRCSCPPGYTGPRCLNDTNECVATPTVCQNEGTCINTPGSYKCICAPGFTGPHCESAYIPCSPSPCLNGGTCHQGTETSYSCHCLPGFNGTNCEKNIDDCPGHQCANGGTCMDGVNTYNCQCPPEWTGQHCTEDVDECHLQPNSCQNGGTCSNLIGSYTCVCVNGWSGPDCSENIDDCATAACNAGSTCVDRVASFFCICPVGKTGLLCHRDDACISNPCRAGSQCDTNPINGMFNCNCPPGYIGSTCNTDRDECIIGTNPCEHGGQCVNTDGSFTCNCVRGYSGPRCEQDVNECASNPCQNDGTCLDRIGDYSCICMPGFEGTHCEIDVDECLSSPCLNQGKCLNQVSHFVCECPAGFSGDMCQIDIDECSSTPCLNGAKCIDRPNGYDCECAEGFTGLLCDENINDCEPKPCHHGTCTDGIASYSCDCEAGYTGSICNIPIQECLSNPCQNRGRCIDLVNGYQCKCLAGTTGIHCEINEDDCDGDPCGNGECHDGINEYKCVCSPGYTGEKCNININECSSNPCMNGGICEDMINGFHCLCPPSTHGPLCLSGTDHCAGQPCVHGECVEQQQGYLCECEAGWVGKHCEHEKNECQPSPCKNGANCVDRHNGYTCQCQLGFTGVNCETNIDECASRPCLNRGFCIDGVNSYTCRCSSPFTGKHCEMEQDPCASHPCERGGVCLPSPDYTSYTCRCPPGWQGQRCREDVDECRESPCKNGGQCVNNRGSYTCQCPQGYSGHNCQTDVDDCSPNPCLNGGTCVDGVGSFSCDCRPGFEGERCEIEVDECASQPCRNGAICRDYVNSFVCQCRQGFDGILCDHNILECTESSCLNNGTCIDGINFFSCRCRPGFYGEFCEFEKNECDSQPCKNGGTCTDGLGTYRCTCPVGYNGQNCQSRVNLCTKVACQNRGVCSQTGTSWTCHCKPGWTGIYCDIPNMSCQDVAANNGIEVENVCKNAGSCYNVDNSHKCQCQAGFTGSYCTDMVDECQSNPCRNGATCKGYQGTYECICKPGYQGVNCEYDVDECHSKPCFNGGTCINLINHFMCSCPPGTHGLQCEVNEDDCAPKPGSWEPRCLNGGQCVDGVGRYTCTCPPGFTGQHCEGDVNECLSRPCHASGTLDCVQLVNDYQCRCRLGYTGRHCESMVDLCLSKPCHNGGICHMNMSSVHGYTCSCSSDFTGPNCIELDFSCAQLRCQNGGHCAKLPNGHLYCSCPDGFSGPRCENQPTCPCLNGGICITDPSNLHQYTCRCPVHTSGQHCENRKKHETCPYEQCKNSSKDKVCDDQCNNHECQWDGGDCSLNWPNPWADCTANVPCWHFFKNGKCDEACNNPGCLFDGFECQKTPTTSCKYDIYCADHYGNKICDKSCNTEACGWDGLDCSDSPAEVAEGMLVIVVRLQPEELLGDLTGFLRSLGALLHTNLQVKLDGDKKPMVYPYYKEHEKQGYAHNSRSKRETEKEVIGSVVYLEIDNRECSQTSDNCFSNTTEAASFIAAAHIKAELPYPLVSVTSEPTIKPPFNWMYVVGAAVFVVLLAMALGVMAAKRKHKHGVLWLPDGFLANKNDKRREPVGQDDFDMKNFKSQDGAMIDGGQRWLEDEAPSKKPRTEDKPLLPMAMDGGVDRREWTLQHRKAADITLTPPQADLDADCLDVNVKGPDGFTPLMLASLRSGGGPDCSLHGEEEEESGGDEPGPSVISDLITQGASLMAQTDRTGETALHLAARYARADAAKRLLDAGADPNVHDNMGRTPLHAAVAADAQGVFQILIRNRATELDARMNDGTTPLILSARLAVEGMVEELIHCHADINAVDDHGKSALHWAAAVNNVEATLVLLKNGANRDMQDNKEETPLFLAAREGSFEAAQVLLDHYSNRDITDHLDRLPRDTAQERMHHDIVRLLDQYNLVHSPHSGPNHMGAGGNACIMSGANGASYIGMRPGPQGKKSRRGGGGAKIGGVVGGAKELKDMKAKRRKKPAGGEGPGAGAGVGGGSGGSSGGGGVNGVKAAGGLPESSVTMSPVDSLESPHSYTGDVSAAISTTAKSPPILSSPSSRQMLPPVSHMLGQQPGWVSMTKHGYSGHMFGLVPHQMAGSHPGMSQHHGQGPMLTPMNVTMSRDQLPPIVTFQMITSGGGQALLKQPQTSQVQITQSHGQSQSQGHSQQGPGNAQYPQSMMYQMPDQISMPHGTLQHPHSVGHGGIDGQSRPLPSYPPMQSPVDKYPTPPSQHSYTTAGSDGTTPGHSAHPPSEHPYLTPSPESPDPWSSSSPHSNSDWSDVTTSPTPLGNPHHALPSSRHTHIPEQVQLPPQPQQMQQAPQQPQIGNMQVFA comes from the exons CTCTGCAATGTATGAACGATAAAGCACCTTGTGTGAACAACGCTACATGTCTGACATTTGCCAATGGCACAGAATACTGCAG gtgtgCCCCAGGCTTCCTGGGCGAGTACTGCCAGCACAAGGACCCATGTCAGCCTGGGTACTGCATGAACGGAGGGAACTGCTCGGTGTCCATGTCAGCTGGCGTCCCTGTCCCCAGCAGCGCCGTCTGTACATGCCCGCTTGGCTTCACCGGACAGCACTGCCAGACGCCCCAGAACTCCACATGTTACCCCAACAATCCGTGTGCTAATCGAGGTGTCTGCACCCTGCTGGCCCTCGACAAGTATAAGTGCGAGTGTGCTAGAGGATGGACGG GACCACGGTGTGAGTACGAAGACAGCTGTCTGTCAAGTCCCTGTGGCAACGGTGGAACCTGCAGTTCTCTGGCTGGTGGAAACCAACAGACAGAAAGCTTCAGGTGTTCCTGTCCTCCTGGCTACACAGGTCCACGCTGCCTTAATGACACAAATGAATGTGTTGCCACACCCACAGTATGCCAGAATGAAGGAACATGCATCAACACCCCTGGCTCCTACAA GTGTATATGCGCCCCAGGGTTTACAGGTCCCCACTGTGAAAGTGCCTACATCCCCTGCTCACCTTCTCCATGCCTAAATGGAGGCACCTGCCACCAGGGCACTGAAACCAGCTATTCATGCCACTGCCTTCCTG GTTTCAATGGGACTAACTGTGAGAAAAACATTGATGACTGCCCTGGACACCAGTGTGCCAATGGAGGCACATGTATGGATGGAGTCAACACCTACAACTGTCAGTGCCCTCCAGAATGGACCG GTCAACACTGCACGGAAGATGTGGACGAGTGTCATCTGCAGCCAAACTCTTGCCAGAACGGGGGGACTTGCAGCAACCTTATTGGAAGCtacacctgtgtttgtgttaatggCTGGAGTGGACCGGACTGCTCCGAAAACATTGATGACTGTGCTACAGCTGCGTGCAACGCAGGCTCTACGTGCGTCGACCGCGTTGCCTCTTTTTTCTGTATCTGCCCTGTTGGAAAGACAG GTTTGCTCTGCCATAGAGATGATGCCTGTATCAGTAACCCCTGCAGAGCCGGCTCTCAGTGTGACACCAACCCCATCAACGGCATGTTCAACTGTAACTGTCCCCCCGGATATATAGGCAGCACATGCAACACCGACAGAGACGAATGCATCATCG GTACCAACCCTTGTGAGCATGGCGGCCAGTGTGTGAATACAGATGGCTCCTTCACCTGCAACTGTGTGAGGGGTTACTCTGGGCCACGCTGCGAGCAAGATGTAAATGAGTGTGCCTCAAACCCATGCCAGAACGACGGCACTTGTCTCGATCGTATTGGGGACTACTCGTGTATCTGCATGCCTG GATTTGAAGGAACTCATTGTGAGATAGATGTGGACGAGTGTCTCAGCTCACCCTGTCTGAACCAGGGTAAATGTCTGAACCAGGTCAGCCACTTTGTGTGCGAGTGCCCTGCAG GCTTTAGTGGTGACATGTGCCAGATAGACATTGATGAGTGTTCCAGCACGCCCTGTTTAAATGGAGCCAAGTGTATCGACAGGCCTAATGGATATGACTGTGAATGTGCCGAAG GCTTTACTGGTTTACTTTGTGACGAGAACATTAATGACTGTGAACCAAAGCCATGCCACCACGGTACTTGCACAGACGGCATTGCCAGTTATTCTTGTGACTGTGAAGCTGGATATACGGGCTCCATCTGCAACATTCCTATCCAAGAGTGCCTCAGCAACCCTTGTCAGAACCGGGGACGCTGCATCGACCTTGTCAATGGCTACCAGTGTAAATGCCTGGCAGGAACTACTG GAATACACTGTGAGATCAATGAAGATGACTGTGATGGTGACCCCTGTGGAAACGGAGAGTGCCACGATGGCATTAATGAGTACAAATGTGTTTGCTCCCCAGGATATACAG GAGAAAAATGTAACATCAACATCAACGAGTGCAGCTCTAACCCATGTATGAATGGGGGCATCTGCGAGGACATGATCAACGGTTTCCACTGCCTGTGCCCACCCAGCACCCACGGCCCCCTGTGTCTCTCTGGGACCGACCACTGTGCTGGTCAGCCTTGTGTGCATGGAGAATGTGTTGAACAGCAACAAGG GtacctgtgtgagtgtgaagctGGCTGGGTGGGAAAGCACTGTGAGCACGAAAAGAATGAGTGCCAGCCAAGCCCATGCAAAAATGGTGCCAACTGTGTGGATCGACACAATGGTTACACCTGTCAGTGCCAACTTGGTTTCACAG GTGTGAACTGTGAGACCAACATAGATGAATGTGCGTCCAGGCCCTGTCTAAATCGAGGCTTTTGCATAGATGGAGTCAACAGCTACACTTGCCGGTGTAGCTCACCATTCACAG GCAAACACTGTGAGATGGAGCAGGATCCCTGCGCATCTCATCCatgtgagagaggaggagtgtgTCTTCCATCTCCAGACTACACCTCTTACACTTGCCGATGCCCCCCTGGTTGGCAAG gtcagcgctgcagagaggATGTGGATGAATGCAGAGAGAGTCCTTGTAAAAATGGTGGCCAGTGCGTAAACAACCGTGGCAGCTACACATGTCAATGTCCACAAGGATATAGTGGACACAACTGTCAGACAGACGTCGATGACTGCTCACCCA atcCATGTCTAAATGGGGGCACCTGTGTGGACGGTGTTGGGAGCTTCTCCTGTGACTGCCGCCCAGGTTTCGAAGGGGAGCGCTGTGAGATTGAGGTCGATGAGTGTGCCAGCCAGCCATGCAGGAATGGGGCCATTTGCCGGGACTACGTTAACAGCTTTGTGTGCCAGTGCCGACAAGGCTTTGATGGAATCCTGTGTGATCATAACATACTTGAATGTACTGAGAG ctcctgcCTAAATAACGGGACATGTATTGATGGCATCAACTTCTTCTCTTGCCGCTGTCGCCCTGGTTTTTACGGGGAGTTCTGCGAGTTCGAGAAAAACGAGTGCGACTCTCAGCCGTGTAAAAATGGCGGAACTTGCACCGATGGCCTGGGAACTTATCGCTGCACCTGCCCAGTGGGATACAATGGACAGAACTGCCAG AGCCGTGTGAACCTGTGCACCAAGGTGGCCTGTCAAAACCGTGGTGTGTGCTCTCAGACGGGAACCTCCTGGACCTGCCACTGTAAACCGGGATGGACGGGCATTTATTGTGACATCCCAAACATGTCTTGCCAGGATGTTGCTGCCAATAATG GTATCGAAGTGGAGAATGTATGTAAAAATGCCGGAAGTTGTTATAATGTCGACAATTCCCACAAGTGCCAGTGCCAAGCAGGATTCACgggcagctactgtacagataTGGTGGATGAGTGCCAGTCGAACCCTTGTCGCAACGGTGCTACATGCAAGGGCTATCAGGGCACATATGAGTGTATA TGTAAGCCAGGCTACCAGGGGGTCAACTGTGAGTATGACGTGGATGAGTGCCACTCCAAGCCCTGCTTCAATGGAGGAACTTGTATCAACCTCATCAACCATTTCATGTGCTCCTGTCCGCCTGGAACTCATG GACTCCAGTGTGAAGTGAATGAAGACGACTGCGCCCCAAAGCCTGGCTCCTGGGAACCTCGCTGTCTGAATGGAGGACAGTGTGTGGACGGTGTAGGCCGTTACACGTGCACCTGCCCTCCAGGATTTACTGGTCAGCACTGTGAGGGAGACGTCAACGAGTGCCTGTCCAGACCCTGCCATGCGTCCGGCACCCTTGACTGTGTGCAGCTGGTCAACGATTACCAGTGCCGCTGTCGTCTTGGATACACAG GTCGTCATTGTGAGTCCATGGTGGATCTGTGTCTGTCTAAACCGTGCCATAACGGGGGCATCTGCCACATGAATATGAGCTCTGTTCATGGCTACACGTGCTCCTGTTCTTCT GACTTCACTGGGCCAAACTGTATTGAACTGGACTTCAGCTGTGCACAGCTACGTTGCCAGAATGGTGGGCACTGTGCTAAGTTACCAAACGGCCACCTGTACTGCAGCTGCCCAGACGGCTTCAGCGGGCCGCGCTGCGAGAACCAACCAACATGTCCCTGCCTAAACGGAGGGATCTGTATCACAGATCCTTCCAACCTGCACCAGTACACCTGCCGCTGTCCTGTGCACACCTCTGGACAACactgtgaaaacaggaagaaacatGAAACATGCCCCTATGAGCAGTGTAAGAACAGTTCAAAGGATAAAGTGTGTGATGACCAGTGTAACAATCATGAAtgccagtgggacggaggagattGTTCACTTAACTGGCCAAATCCTTGGGCTGACTGCACTGCCAATGTTCCTTGCTGGCATTTCTTTAAGAACGGAAAATGTGATGAGGCGTGCAACAACCCTGGGTGCCTCTTTGACGGCTTTGAATGCCAGAAGACGCCAACGACCTCCTGCAA GTATGACATATACTGTGCAGACCACTACGGTAACAAAATCTGTGACAAGAGCTGCAACACGGAGGCTTGTGGCTGGGACGGCCTGGACTGTTCTGACAGTCCAGCTGAAGTAGCAGAGGGCATGCTGGTTATTGTGGTCCGGTTGCAGCCTGAGGAGCTACTTGGTGACTTAACAGGTTTCTTGCGCTCCTTGGGGGCCCTGCTACACACCAAtctgcaggtgaagctggaCGGAGATAAAAAACCAATGGTGTACCCCTACTATAAGGAGCATGAAAAGCAAGGGTATGCACACAACAGCAGAAGCAAGCgggagacagagaaggaggtcATAGG TTCTGTGGTGTACTTGGAGATTGATAACCGCGAATGTTCTCAGACCTCTGACAACTGTTTCTCCAACACTACGGAGGCAGCATCCTTCATAGCAGCAGCACATATCAAGGCTGAACTGCCTTACCCTCTAGTGTCTGTTACCA GTGAACCGACGATTAAACCTCCATTTAATTGGATGTACGTGGTTGGAGCCGCTGTGTTCGTTGTTCTACTGGCCATGGCGCTGGGAGTGATGGCAGCCAAGAGGAAGCATAAACATGGTGTGCTGTGGCTGCCTGATGGCTTTCTggcaaataaaaatgacaagagGAGAGAGCCTGTTGGACAGGATGACTTTGACATGAA GAATTTCAAGAGCCAGGATGGAGCAATGATTGATGGAGGTCAGCGTTGGCTAGAAGATGAGGCGCCATCCAAGAAACCAAGG ACTGAAGACAAACCTTTGCTGCCCATGGCTATGGATGGAGGTGTTGACCGAAGAGAGTGGACCCTGCAGCACCGTAAGGCAGCAGACATCACACTCACACCTCCACAGGCCGACCTCGATGCCGACTGTTTGGATGTTAACGTCAAAGGACCCG ATGGTTTCACCCCACTCATGTTGGCATCACTGCGCAGCGGCGGAGGCCCAGACTGCAGCCTACacggagaagaggaggaggagagtggaggagatGAACCCGGGCCGAGTGTCATTTCAGACCTGATTACTCAAGGTGCTTCCCTGATGGCCCAGACTGACCGCACAGGCGAAACAGCGCTCCACCTGGCCGCCCGCTACGCCCGGGCTGACGCCGCTAAGCGACTGCTGGACGCTGGAGCTGATCCCAACGTCCACGACAACATGGGCAGGACTCCTCTACATGCCGCTGTGGCAGCCGATGCACAGGGAGTCTTCCAG ATTCTGATCCGTAATCGTGCCACAGAACTGGATGCCCGGATGAATGACGGCACTACTCCTCTGATCCTGTCAGCCAGGCTAGCTGTGGAGGgcatggtggaggagctgatccACTGCCACGCTGACATCAACGCTGTGGACGACCACG GCAAATCTGCTCTGCACTGGGCAGCTGCAGTTAATAATGTGGAGGCCACTCTGGTGCTTTTAAAGAATGGAGCCAACCGTGATATGCAGGACAATAAG gaGGAAACTCCACTGTTTCTGGCGGCCAGAGAAGGCAGCTTTGAAGCCGCTCAGGTCCTCCTTGACCACTACTCCAATCGTGACATCACAGATCACCTGGATCGTCTGCCCCGCGACACCGCCCAGGAGCGCATGCATCATGACATAGTTCGTCTTCTGGACCAGTACAACTTGGTTCACAGTCCTCACAGTGGGCCCAACCACAtgggagcaggaggaaatgCCTGCATCATGAGTGGGGCAAATGGAGCCAGCTACATCGGCATGCGCCCCGGGCCGCAGGGGAAAAAGAGCAggaggggtggaggtggagcgaAGATAGGAGGTGTTGTCGGAGGAGCGAAGGAGCTGAAAGACATGAAGgcaaagagaagaaagaagccTGCTGGAGGCGAGGGACCAGGTGCAGGCgctggagtgggaggaggaagtgggggaAGTTCGGGAGGAGGCGGCGTGAATGGTGTGAAGGCAGCAGGAGGACTTCCAGAGAGCTCTGTCACCATGTCTCCTGTTGATTCCTTGGAATCCCCACACTCATACACAGGCGACGTGTCGGCAGCCATCTCCACCACCGCAAAGTCTCCTCCCATTCTTAGCAGCCCCTCCTCCAGACAAATGCTGCCCCCTGTCAGCCACATGCTGGGACAGCAGCCCGGCTGGGTGAGCATGACCAAGCACGGCTACAGCGGCCACATGTTTGGCCTCGTACCTCACCAGATGGCAGGCTCTCACCCCGGCATGAGTCAACACCATGGCCAGGGCCCGATGCTCACTCCCATGAATGTCACCATGAGCAGGGACCAGCTGCCGCCCATCGTCACATTCCAGATGATCACCTCTGGAGGAGGCCAGGCCCTGCTGAAGCAGCCTCAGACGAGTCAGGTGCAAATTACACAGTCCCACGGGCAGAGCCAGAGTCAGGGGCACTCCCAGCAGGGGCCAGGCAACGCCCAGTACCCGCAGAGCATGATGTACCAGATGCCCGACCAGATAAGCATGCCGCACGGGACGCTGCAGCACCCCCACAGCGTCGGCCACGGAGGAATCGACGGCCAGTCTCGACCTCTTCCCTCCTACCCGCCTATGCAGAGCCCTGTGGATAAataccccacccccccctcccagcaCAGCTACACCACGGCTGGCTCAGATGGCACCACCCCTGGCCACTCGGCCCACCCGCCCAGCGAGCACCCGTATCTCACCCCTTCGCCCGAGTCCCCGGACCCATGGTCGTCCTCTTCGCCGCACTCCAATTCGGACTGGTCTGACGTCACCACCAGCCCCACCCCCCTGGGGAACCCCCACCACGCACTGCCCTCATCGCGTCACACGCACATTCCAGAGCAGGTGCAGCTACCGCCACAGCCGCAACAGATGCAACAAGCCCCTCAGCAGCCTCAGATTGGAAACATGCAGGTGTTTGCGTAG